The following proteins are co-located in the bacterium genome:
- a CDS encoding phosphatidylglycerophosphatase A → MNYLYFWIATFLGVGKLPKAPGTWASLVAAILFYPLIETPWVLGGLLAGIFFVGVLACDGYSKGLKDPDPSSAVIDEVLGMGIAMLAIPKAWPYVVMAFILFRLFDIWKPFPIRRLEKLPGGWGIMADDLMAGLYARLWVQIGLWTIYWIQ, encoded by the coding sequence ATGAACTACCTCTATTTCTGGATCGCGACCTTCCTGGGGGTCGGAAAACTTCCGAAGGCTCCCGGGACCTGGGCGTCCCTGGTGGCGGCCATCCTTTTCTACCCTTTGATCGAAACTCCTTGGGTCCTGGGAGGCTTATTGGCCGGCATCTTCTTCGTCGGGGTCCTGGCCTGCGACGGCTACTCCAAGGGCCTGAAGGACCCGGACCCTTCCTCCGCCGTCATCGACGAGGTCCTGGGGATGGGGATTGCGATGCTGGCCATCCCCAAGGCTTGGCCCTATGTGGTCATGGCTTTCATCCTGTTCCGTCTTTTCGACATCTGGAAGCCCTTCCCGATCCGGCGTTTGGAGAAGCTTCCCGGAGGATGGGGCATCATGGCCGATGACCTGATGGCGGGACTTTATGCCCGGCTTTGGGTCCAGATCGGCCTTTGGACCATCTATTGGATCCAATGA
- the pgsA gene encoding CDP-diacylglycerol--glycerol-3-phosphate 3-phosphatidyltransferase, whose product MSRPKPQNRASRWNIANILTLSRIGVTPLYLILIFREEVWAKWAAGLLFAWGAISDYLDGYYARKYNLKTDFGALLDPFADKVLIVSVFVSFVALDLVPAWMVVIMVGREFLITGFRQVAQTQNIILAASRAGKHKTVSQIVAISVILAIVCAQSTVEAYQGTWDQFILRLGGWGEFLDKFVWYGPYWLMFYATVMSIISGVDYFYKNRHILGGPKR is encoded by the coding sequence TTGAGCCGACCGAAACCCCAAAACCGAGCCTCGCGTTGGAACATCGCCAACATCCTGACGTTATCGCGGATCGGCGTCACGCCCCTCTACCTGATCCTGATCTTCCGGGAGGAAGTCTGGGCCAAGTGGGCGGCGGGCCTTCTTTTTGCCTGGGGGGCCATCAGCGACTACCTGGACGGCTATTACGCCCGAAAATACAACCTCAAGACCGACTTTGGGGCCCTCTTGGACCCCTTTGCGGACAAGGTGCTCATCGTTTCGGTCTTCGTTTCCTTCGTGGCCCTGGACCTGGTCCCGGCCTGGATGGTGGTGATCATGGTGGGGAGGGAATTCCTCATCACGGGGTTCCGCCAGGTGGCCCAGACCCAGAACATCATCCTGGCCGCCAGCCGGGCCGGGAAGCACAAGACCGTTTCCCAGATCGTGGCCATCTCGGTCATCCTGGCCATCGTCTGCGCCCAGTCCACCGTGGAGGCCTACCAGGGGACCTGGGACCAGTTCATCCTGCGCCTGGGCGGATGGGGGGAGTTCCTGGACAAGTTCGTGTGGTACGGTCCCTATTGGCTGATGTTCTACGCGACGGTCATGTCCATCATCTCGGGCGTGGATTACTTCTACAAGAACCGGCACATCCTGGGCGGTCCCAAGCGATGA
- the rimO gene encoding 30S ribosomal protein S12 methylthiotransferase RimO, whose translation MAPSAPKTSGPTKTVAVISLGCPKNTVDSEVMLGKLAQDHYSLVKDPAQAEVVIVNTCGFIEASKKESIDTILGVAKLRKTGKLKSLVVGGCLAHRYGDELKKELPEIDILFGLNDVEDVSRQIAGKSKTTVDAPKPMLPESLSEATYVYDASSPRLLSTPGHFAYVKISEGCDLPCTFCIIPKIRGHYRSRSIEDIEQEAGNLASQGIREICLVAQDSTWYGADRYGKPKIAQLLEKLAGVKGLDWVRLHYLYPSRVTDEMLDVMAAHGNIAPYFDVPLQHASDRILKSMQRIGDRALLERMLDRIRQRVPKASLRSTFIVGFPGETGEDFDQLMDFLKKAQLDYAGFFAYSQEENTPAGIMPGQVTEGIKKARLAEAYRLQESIAEKAHGKWVGEKLLAVVESVGADGEVQGRTKYQAPEVDGVVLIEGLKAPEPGQWVEVEITHTLNQDLVARAV comes from the coding sequence ATGGCCCCTTCCGCTCCCAAAACATCCGGCCCCACCAAGACCGTCGCGGTCATCAGTTTGGGCTGTCCCAAGAACACCGTGGATTCCGAGGTGATGCTGGGGAAGCTCGCCCAGGACCATTATTCCCTCGTCAAGGACCCCGCCCAAGCGGAGGTGGTCATCGTCAATACCTGCGGCTTCATCGAAGCCTCCAAGAAGGAGTCCATCGATACCATCCTGGGGGTCGCCAAGCTCCGCAAGACCGGCAAGCTGAAGTCCCTCGTGGTGGGGGGGTGCCTGGCCCACCGCTATGGGGACGAACTCAAGAAGGAACTTCCCGAGATCGACATCCTTTTCGGCCTGAACGACGTGGAGGACGTTTCCAGGCAGATCGCCGGCAAGTCGAAAACGACGGTCGATGCGCCGAAGCCCATGCTTCCCGAGTCGCTTTCCGAGGCCACCTATGTTTATGACGCATCCTCGCCCCGCTTGCTCTCCACCCCGGGCCATTTCGCCTATGTGAAGATCTCGGAGGGGTGCGATCTGCCCTGCACCTTCTGCATCATCCCCAAGATCCGGGGACACTACCGCAGCCGCTCCATCGAGGATATCGAGCAGGAGGCCGGGAACTTGGCCTCCCAGGGGATCCGGGAGATCTGCCTGGTGGCCCAGGACAGCACCTGGTATGGCGCGGACCGCTATGGGAAGCCCAAGATCGCCCAGTTGCTGGAAAAACTCGCGGGAGTGAAGGGCCTGGATTGGGTCCGCCTCCATTATCTATATCCCAGCCGGGTGACCGACGAGATGCTCGATGTCATGGCCGCCCATGGCAACATCGCCCCTTATTTCGATGTGCCCCTCCAGCACGCCAGCGACCGGATCCTCAAGTCCATGCAACGGATCGGGGACCGGGCCCTGCTGGAGCGGATGTTGGACCGTATCCGCCAAAGGGTGCCGAAAGCCTCCCTCCGTTCCACCTTCATCGTGGGGTTCCCGGGGGAGACGGGCGAGGATTTCGACCAACTCATGGATTTCCTCAAGAAGGCCCAATTGGATTACGCCGGGTTCTTCGCTTATTCCCAAGAGGAGAACACGCCGGCGGGGATCATGCCGGGCCAGGTGACCGAAGGGATCAAAAAGGCCCGTTTGGCGGAGGCCTATCGCCTTCAGGAATCCATCGCCGAAAAGGCCCATGGGAAATGGGTCGGCGAGAAACTCCTGGCGGTGGTCGAAAGCGTAGGCGCCGACGGGGAAGTGCAGGGCCGCACGAAGTACCAGGCCCCGGAAGTGGACGGAGTGGTCCTGATCGAGGGATTGAAAGCCCCCGAACCGGGCCAATGGGTCGAGGTCGAGATCACCCATACCCTTAACCAAGACCTGGTGGCCAGAGCGGTTTAA
- the bioA gene encoding adenosylmethionine--8-amino-7-oxononanoate transaminase, protein MDHRTLSRKDKKYLWHPFTQQQEWERDPDITILTRGKGTYLYDAKGRRYLDGVSSLWCNVHGHQVPVIDRAIQRQLKKIAHSTLLGASNEPAILLAEKLVQMAPRGLTRVFYSDSGSEANEIAMKMAFQYWQQARPTPAGPGRTGRRSKKDLFLTVREGYHGDTVGSVSLGGIDLFHGIFGPLLFKTLKVKSPHEYPSRHVSNEDWLKDCVREAEGVFRKYGSRLAAVHMEPLIEGAGGMLLHPWGYLKAIRRLCDRHDVLLILDEVATGFGRTGTMFACDQENVRPDILCLAKNLTGGYLPVAATLTSEKVYRAFLGKFESGRTFYHGHTFTGNQLGCAAALANVGLYERKGFMASVARKAGLLQDWVASLEDHPHVGEVRLRGLMGGIELVKDKKKGIPYPYALKMGHRVCAEAKKRGVLLRPLGNVIVLMPPLAISETDLKRLIKVITESIETATQVRF, encoded by the coding sequence ATGGACCACCGAACACTTTCCCGAAAAGATAAAAAATACCTCTGGCATCCCTTTACCCAGCAACAGGAATGGGAAAGGGACCCGGATATCACCATCCTCACCCGGGGCAAAGGAACTTATCTTTACGATGCCAAGGGAAGGCGATACCTGGACGGCGTCTCATCCCTCTGGTGCAACGTCCATGGTCACCAAGTGCCTGTCATCGACCGGGCCATCCAACGCCAACTAAAAAAAATAGCCCACTCCACCCTGCTCGGCGCTTCCAACGAGCCGGCCATCCTGCTGGCGGAAAAACTCGTTCAAATGGCGCCCAGGGGACTGACCCGGGTCTTCTATTCCGATTCCGGTTCCGAGGCCAACGAGATCGCCATGAAGATGGCTTTCCAGTACTGGCAACAGGCCCGTCCGACCCCCGCTGGTCCGGGGCGGACGGGACGCCGTTCAAAAAAGGACCTGTTCCTGACGGTTCGAGAGGGCTATCACGGGGACACGGTGGGGTCGGTCAGCCTGGGAGGGATCGACCTTTTCCATGGCATCTTTGGACCGCTCCTTTTTAAGACGCTCAAGGTCAAAAGTCCCCATGAATACCCGAGCCGCCACGTTTCGAACGAGGATTGGTTGAAGGATTGTGTCCGGGAAGCGGAAGGCGTTTTCCGGAAATATGGGTCCCGGTTGGCGGCGGTCCATATGGAGCCGCTCATCGAAGGGGCGGGAGGGATGCTGCTCCATCCCTGGGGTTACCTGAAGGCCATCCGCCGTCTTTGCGACCGCCATGACGTGCTCCTGATCCTGGACGAGGTGGCGACCGGCTTTGGACGCACGGGAACGATGTTCGCCTGCGACCAGGAGAATGTCCGGCCCGATATCCTTTGCCTGGCCAAGAACCTGACCGGAGGTTACTTGCCGGTGGCGGCGACCCTGACCTCGGAAAAGGTCTACCGGGCGTTCCTCGGCAAATTCGAGTCGGGACGGACCTTCTATCATGGCCATACCTTCACGGGGAACCAGTTGGGTTGCGCGGCGGCCTTGGCGAACGTGGGCCTTTATGAGCGCAAAGGCTTCATGGCTTCCGTGGCGCGAAAGGCCGGGCTGCTCCAGGACTGGGTGGCGTCCCTGGAGGATCATCCCCATGTGGGCGAGGTCCGATTGAGGGGGCTGATGGGTGGCATCGAGCTGGTGAAGGACAAGAAGAAGGGAATCCCGTACCCATATGCCTTGAAGATGGGTCATCGCGTTTGCGCCGAAGCCAAGAAGCGAGGGGTGCTCCTGCGGCCCTTGGGGAATGTCATCGTCCTGATGCCGCCTTTGGCCATATCCGAAACCGACCTGAAGCGGTTGATCAAGGTCATTACGGAAAGCATCGAAACGGCGACCCAGGTTCGCTTTTAA